Proteins found in one Fundidesulfovibrio terrae genomic segment:
- a CDS encoding PAS domain-containing hybrid sensor histidine kinase/response regulator codes for MLSPLQGFPVEFQVLAQKAPVSIMFIDCRGVICFVNDWHLAHFARGLHERGYFLGKSLFALPGIVSSGVSESLKPALDGQDVLLEKVFTQEFSGGQSGYQTIRATGITSGSKAGGAVVIREDVTPWVNMEKHFREEHVRLRELLNATQDSAVLMDVNGRFMALNNEAARRRGVSPDELLGKSIYKHLEPDVAQYRRAMAEKVLSSGKPVEYEEETSKRTYWVSIYPIADAQGDITHLGSFSKDITERKHMERALIQAKQRAEASFLAKTQFLANLSHELRTPLNGILGAAQLAEDEALSEEQRELWGIVNESGERLLRAINSLLDLADISSHALQPAMRPFQPRRTLASVVRSFEVRARLKGIELTAEVDDNVPRTLNGDEFRLRQILANLVSNAIHSTSQGEVLVSVEVLSDEELRRRGLITCYGAMSLVFTVEDTGVGIRADKLPDIFESFTLAEDPLTKSRSGAGVGLSIAKNLAELLGGRIWAESSPGEGSRFQFTASFWPGQEEEHASAPPLAAVPEAEGIRILVVEDEHINMTTALMMLKRMGYHAHGAADGQEGLKALMNGSFDVVLMDVQMPVMDGITATRLIREGELPGVDRRIPIVALTVYSTAKDRFRFIKAGMDDLVPKPFDAQALSEAIQRALRKRTVA; via the coding sequence ATGCTCTCACCTTTGCAGGGGTTCCCCGTCGAATTCCAGGTATTGGCGCAGAAGGCGCCGGTATCCATCATGTTCATCGATTGCCGGGGGGTGATCTGTTTCGTCAACGACTGGCACCTCGCGCATTTCGCGCGCGGCCTGCACGAGCGGGGCTATTTTCTCGGCAAGTCCCTCTTCGCCCTTCCCGGCATAGTCTCCTCGGGCGTGAGCGAATCCCTCAAGCCGGCCCTCGACGGCCAGGATGTCCTCCTGGAGAAAGTGTTCACACAGGAATTCAGCGGAGGCCAGTCAGGCTACCAGACCATCCGGGCCACCGGAATCACGTCGGGCAGCAAGGCCGGAGGGGCGGTGGTCATCCGCGAGGACGTGACGCCCTGGGTCAACATGGAAAAGCACTTCCGCGAAGAGCACGTGCGCCTGCGGGAACTCCTCAACGCCACTCAGGATTCGGCCGTGCTCATGGACGTCAACGGGCGGTTCATGGCCCTGAACAACGAGGCAGCGCGGCGCAGGGGAGTCAGCCCCGACGAACTCCTCGGCAAGAGCATCTACAAGCACCTGGAGCCGGACGTCGCCCAGTACCGCCGGGCAATGGCCGAAAAGGTGCTGTCCTCGGGCAAGCCGGTGGAATACGAGGAAGAGACCTCGAAGCGCACCTACTGGGTGAGCATCTATCCCATCGCGGACGCCCAGGGCGACATTACCCACCTGGGCTCCTTCTCCAAGGACATCACCGAGCGCAAGCACATGGAGCGGGCCCTCATCCAGGCCAAGCAGCGCGCGGAGGCGTCATTCCTGGCCAAGACGCAGTTCCTGGCCAACCTGAGCCACGAGCTGCGCACGCCCCTGAACGGCATTTTGGGGGCGGCCCAGCTGGCCGAGGACGAAGCCCTCTCCGAGGAACAGCGCGAGTTGTGGGGCATCGTCAACGAATCGGGCGAACGGCTCCTGCGGGCCATCAATTCGCTTCTGGACCTGGCGGACATCTCCTCCCACGCGCTCCAGCCCGCCATGCGCCCCTTCCAGCCGCGCAGGACCTTGGCCTCGGTGGTGCGCAGCTTCGAGGTGAGGGCCCGGCTCAAGGGCATCGAGCTGACGGCCGAGGTGGACGACAACGTGCCCAGGACCCTGAACGGCGACGAGTTCCGCCTGCGCCAGATCCTGGCCAACCTGGTGTCCAACGCCATACACTCCACGTCCCAGGGCGAGGTGCTCGTGAGCGTGGAGGTGCTCTCCGACGAGGAGTTGCGCAGGCGGGGGCTCATCACCTGCTATGGGGCCATGAGCCTCGTCTTCACGGTGGAGGACACGGGCGTGGGCATCAGGGCGGACAAGCTCCCGGACATTTTCGAGAGCTTCACCCTGGCCGAGGACCCTCTGACCAAGTCCCGCAGCGGCGCCGGGGTGGGCCTGTCCATCGCCAAGAACCTGGCGGAGCTGCTCGGCGGAAGGATCTGGGCTGAGAGTTCGCCCGGAGAAGGCAGCAGATTCCAATTCACGGCCTCCTTCTGGCCGGGCCAGGAGGAGGAGCACGCGTCCGCTCCGCCGCTGGCCGCCGTTCCGGAGGCCGAGGGAATCCGCATCCTGGTAGTCGAGGACGAGCACATCAATATGACCACGGCGCTCATGATGCTCAAGCGCATGGGCTACCACGCCCACGGAGCGGCCGACGGCCAGGAGGGCCTCAAGGCGCTCATGAACGGCAGCTTCGACGTGGTGCTCATGGACGTGCAGATGCCGGTCATGGACGGCATCACGGCCACCCGCCTCATCCGGGAGGGAGAACTGCCCGGGGTGGACCGCCGCATCCCCATCGTCGCCCTCACGGTCTACTCCACCGCCAAGGACCGTTTCCGGTTCATCAAGGCAGGAATGGACGACCTCGTGCCCAAGCCCTTCGACGCCCAGGCCCTGTCTGAAGCCATCCAGCGCGCCCTGCGCAAGCGGACCGTCGCCTGA
- a CDS encoding DUF3467 domain-containing protein, whose product MSEQQVQMQIPADIEYVYRDFFTVFAGPDDVVLEFGNVNRSVPNQVRIANRIVLTPANALRLREILDRTIAEMQRRLSQARSTQEGGLSGGNA is encoded by the coding sequence ATGTCCGAGCAACAGGTCCAGATGCAGATTCCCGCCGACATCGAATACGTCTACCGTGATTTCTTTACCGTCTTCGCTGGCCCCGACGACGTGGTCCTGGAATTCGGCAACGTGAACCGGTCCGTGCCCAACCAGGTAAGGATCGCCAACCGCATCGTGCTCACCCCGGCCAACGCCTTGCGCCTACGCGAAATCCTCGACCGCACCATTGCCGAGATGCAGCGCCGTTTGTCCCAGGCCCGCTCCACCCAGGAGGGTGGGCTCAGCGGCGGAAACGCTTAA
- a CDS encoding TVP38/TMEM64 family protein, with protein MNRTVLKKVVLAGGVAGLAALFFWLDGPRYLDLQTLKASRAYLQDLYGQRPLAMLAGYFLLYVLMAAMNLPGAAALSLVGSAVFGFWAGLVTVSFASSMGATLACALSRFVLRDAVRSRFKPTLDRIDSGLAKEGVWYLVSLRLVPVFPFFLINLCMGLTTMPLKTFYWASQLGMLPGTAVFVNAGTELGRIESVKDVLSPGLLGAFALLAVFPLAAKWALKRFRR; from the coding sequence ATGAACCGCACGGTGCTGAAGAAGGTGGTCCTGGCGGGGGGCGTGGCGGGTCTGGCGGCGTTGTTTTTCTGGCTGGACGGTCCCCGCTATCTGGACCTGCAGACGCTCAAGGCTTCCCGGGCCTACCTGCAGGACCTTTACGGGCAGCGGCCTCTGGCCATGCTGGCGGGATACTTCCTGCTGTACGTGCTCATGGCCGCCATGAACCTGCCGGGGGCGGCGGCGCTCAGCCTGGTGGGCAGCGCCGTGTTCGGATTCTGGGCCGGCCTGGTCACGGTGTCCTTCGCGTCGAGCATGGGAGCGACCCTGGCCTGCGCGCTGTCGCGCTTCGTGCTGCGCGACGCCGTGCGCTCGCGCTTCAAGCCCACCCTGGACCGTATCGACTCCGGCCTGGCCAAGGAGGGCGTGTGGTATCTGGTTTCCCTGCGCCTGGTTCCGGTGTTTCCGTTCTTTCTCATCAACCTGTGCATGGGGCTTACGACCATGCCGCTCAAGACTTTCTACTGGGCATCGCAGTTGGGGATGCTCCCGGGCACGGCAGTGTTCGTGAACGCGGGCACGGAACTCGGGCGTATCGAGAGCGTGAAGGACGTGCTGTCCCCCGGCCTGCTCGGAGCGTTCGCGCTGCTGGCTGTGTTTCCGCTGGCCGCGAAATGGGCGCTTAAGCGTTTCCGCCGCTGA
- a CDS encoding tetratricopeptide repeat protein, whose amino-acid sequence MKFDPASLAVALINSDGVQQSKDRQALSKLGFGGVHVFAGVGEARKFMGEVPVQLILVGDKAGQLSGVECLKDLKRQENLKQTAVVMISSDGRREHVLKAVSAGCGGYVLRPYILATFAKHLKAAWESSRPDEKSLEQVQKGLTLAFTGQFSEAVQELGAAAGQENDALEWFNKGLEHLRKQEYGQAISCFNTALAVNALFAEAYRGLAYAHKGLGDMEKHLEFLKKSAEILAMQDKLQELKELYVEILSHDPEAVNPYNTLGVRLRRSGDLSGALHAYTRALDLTPTDENLHYNIAKAYIHAAKKDKAAEHLRKALEIKPDFVEASEMLASLEPKDTGKP is encoded by the coding sequence ATGAAATTCGATCCCGCCTCCCTGGCGGTCGCCCTCATCAATTCGGACGGCGTTCAGCAAAGCAAGGACCGCCAGGCCCTCTCCAAGCTCGGGTTCGGCGGCGTCCACGTCTTTGCCGGGGTCGGCGAGGCCCGGAAGTTCATGGGGGAGGTTCCCGTTCAGCTGATACTGGTGGGAGACAAGGCGGGCCAGCTTTCCGGCGTCGAATGCCTCAAGGACCTCAAGCGGCAGGAGAACCTCAAGCAGACGGCCGTCGTCATGATCTCCTCGGACGGCAGGCGCGAGCACGTGCTGAAAGCGGTCTCCGCCGGATGCGGCGGCTATGTGCTGCGCCCGTACATCCTGGCCACCTTCGCCAAGCACCTCAAGGCGGCCTGGGAAAGCTCCAGACCGGACGAAAAGAGCCTGGAGCAGGTGCAGAAAGGCCTGACTCTGGCCTTCACCGGCCAATTCAGCGAAGCCGTGCAGGAACTGGGAGCCGCGGCAGGACAGGAGAACGACGCGCTGGAGTGGTTCAATAAAGGACTCGAGCACCTGCGCAAGCAGGAATACGGCCAGGCCATCTCCTGCTTCAACACGGCCCTGGCGGTGAACGCCCTCTTCGCCGAGGCATACCGGGGGCTCGCCTACGCCCACAAGGGGCTCGGCGACATGGAGAAGCATCTCGAATTTCTGAAAAAGTCCGCGGAGATCCTGGCCATGCAGGACAAGCTCCAGGAGCTCAAGGAGCTCTACGTGGAGATCCTCTCCCACGATCCCGAGGCGGTGAACCCCTACAACACCCTGGGCGTGCGCCTGCGCCGTTCAGGCGATCTCTCGGGGGCCCTGCACGCCTATACCAGGGCGCTCGACCTGACTCCAACCGACGAAAACCTGCATTACAACATCGCCAAGGCCTACATCCATGCGGCCAAGAAGGATAAGGCCGCCGAGCACCTCCGCAAGGCGCTCGAGATCAAGCCGGACTTCGTCGAGGCCTCGGAAATGCTCGCCTCGCTCGAACCGAAGGACACAGGAAAGCCCTGA
- a CDS encoding Crp/Fnr family transcriptional regulator: protein MDHTAFAKHFTWDELCLLSGFMTYQSLYPGDFLFEEGDPGTFTGILLRGVVSVVKGAPDGGSALVCDIHKGHAVGEQALLDREPRSASIIAQTPVTLLILRREAFDMIVNNHPRLGMKLMGALACEMSARLRMVTGRLACDRRFRVPERDLFVQRESEVEE, encoded by the coding sequence TTGGATCACACCGCATTCGCCAAACATTTCACCTGGGACGAGTTGTGCCTCTTGTCCGGGTTCATGACATATCAGAGTTTGTATCCCGGGGATTTCCTGTTCGAGGAGGGAGATCCGGGCACTTTCACGGGGATACTGCTGCGAGGGGTGGTGTCGGTGGTGAAGGGCGCGCCCGACGGGGGATCCGCCCTGGTGTGCGACATCCACAAAGGGCACGCGGTGGGCGAGCAGGCTTTGCTGGACCGCGAACCGAGGTCCGCCTCCATCATCGCCCAGACTCCTGTGACACTGCTGATCCTGCGCCGGGAGGCATTCGACATGATCGTGAACAACCACCCGAGGCTCGGCATGAAGCTCATGGGTGCGCTGGCCTGCGAGATGAGCGCGCGGCTCAGGATGGTCACGGGGCGGCTGGCCTGCGACAGGCGTTTCAGAGTCCCGGAACGCGACCTGTTCGTGCAGCGCGAATCTGAGGTCGAGGAATGA
- a CDS encoding DMT family transporter, protein MSSRTGRSLTSLKADLLLTTTALIWGLAFVAQRVGADHVGPFVFNGVRFALGAAALLPLAARSKQAMRPAPGMYANPVLGCLCAGIVLTLGASLQQIGLQYTTAGKAGFITCLYVILVPLFAVFWGKRTPLGTWMGAAVAVAGMYLLSVTEDFSVNRGDVLELIGAVFWAGHVLVASWFAPRMNPIHLAVGQYAVCSGLSLAIAVAGGESFAWEGLSAAAVPILYGGLLSVGVAYTLQLVAQRDANPSHAAIILSLESVFAALAGWVLIGEELPLRGIAGCALMLAGMLLSELWPMLRKNA, encoded by the coding sequence ATGTCTTCGAGAACCGGCCGGAGCCTCACGTCGCTCAAAGCCGACCTGCTGCTCACCACCACCGCCCTCATCTGGGGCTTGGCCTTCGTGGCCCAGCGCGTGGGCGCGGACCATGTCGGCCCGTTCGTCTTCAACGGCGTGCGCTTCGCCCTGGGGGCCGCCGCCCTGCTTCCTCTTGCCGCGCGCTCCAAGCAAGCCATGCGCCCGGCCCCCGGTATGTACGCCAACCCTGTGTTGGGCTGCCTTTGCGCCGGGATCGTACTTACCTTGGGGGCCAGCCTCCAGCAGATCGGCCTGCAGTACACCACCGCGGGCAAGGCCGGGTTCATCACCTGCCTGTACGTGATCCTGGTGCCGCTCTTCGCCGTGTTCTGGGGCAAGCGCACGCCGCTTGGCACCTGGATGGGAGCCGCCGTGGCGGTCGCGGGCATGTACCTCTTGAGCGTGACGGAGGATTTCAGCGTCAACCGGGGCGACGTGCTGGAACTCATCGGCGCGGTGTTCTGGGCCGGGCACGTGCTGGTGGCCTCCTGGTTCGCCCCGCGCATGAACCCCATCCATCTGGCCGTGGGACAGTACGCGGTCTGCTCCGGCCTGAGCCTGGCCATCGCCGTGGCAGGCGGCGAATCCTTCGCCTGGGAGGGACTCTCGGCCGCGGCCGTGCCCATCCTCTACGGCGGGCTTCTCTCGGTGGGCGTGGCCTATACGCTGCAACTGGTGGCCCAGCGCGACGCCAATCCCTCCCATGCGGCCATCATCCTGAGCCTGGAGTCGGTGTTCGCAGCCCTGGCGGGCTGGGTGCTGATCGGAGAGGAGCTGCCCCTGCGCGGGATAGCCGGATGCGCCCTGATGCTGGCCGGGATGCTTCTGTCGGAGTTGTGGCCGATGCTCAGGAAGAACGCCTAA
- a CDS encoding ABC transporter permease yields MNLFSPRRFWAMVVKEFVQMRRDRVTFAMMIGIPLMQLILFGFAINSNPQNLPLAVLNNDDSEFSRTVVAAMQNSLYYRITNVISKESEAKRLLDRGEVLFVLTIPQDFGRLIARGDRPTALVEADAADPTASGFALAALDTIFSQSLSRDLIGPLLSLRAQPGPVDLRVQRLYNPEIQTKYNIVPGLMGVVLTMTMVIITALAITRERERGTMENLLCTPVRPFEVMIGKIIPYIVVGYIQMLLIIIAAKVIFGVPILGSLPLLLCVSILFIAANLAVGITFSTVAQNQLQAMQMAFFFFLPSILLSGFMFPFQGMPNWAQWVGSVLPLTHYLRVVRGIVLKGNGFTDIAPELWPMALFLAVMMVVAVKRYRQTLD; encoded by the coding sequence ATGAACCTCTTCTCGCCGCGCCGCTTCTGGGCCATGGTGGTCAAGGAATTCGTGCAGATGCGCCGTGACCGCGTGACCTTCGCCATGATGATCGGCATCCCGCTCATGCAGTTGATCCTCTTCGGGTTCGCCATCAACTCCAACCCGCAGAACCTGCCCCTGGCCGTCCTGAACAACGACGACTCGGAATTCTCCCGCACCGTGGTCGCGGCCATGCAGAACAGCCTGTACTACCGCATCACCAACGTCATTTCCAAGGAATCCGAGGCCAAACGCCTGCTGGACCGGGGCGAGGTGCTCTTCGTGCTCACCATCCCCCAGGATTTCGGCCGCTTGATCGCTCGCGGCGACCGCCCGACAGCCCTGGTGGAGGCCGACGCAGCCGACCCCACGGCCTCCGGTTTCGCCTTGGCCGCCCTGGACACCATTTTCAGCCAGAGCCTCTCCCGCGACCTCATCGGGCCGCTTCTTTCCCTGCGCGCCCAGCCCGGCCCGGTGGACCTGCGCGTGCAGCGGCTCTACAACCCGGAAATCCAGACCAAGTACAACATCGTGCCCGGGCTCATGGGGGTGGTGCTCACCATGACCATGGTCATCATCACCGCCCTGGCCATTACCCGCGAGCGCGAGCGCGGCACCATGGAAAACCTGCTGTGCACGCCCGTGCGGCCCTTCGAGGTGATGATCGGCAAGATCATCCCCTATATCGTGGTGGGTTACATCCAGATGCTTTTGATCATCATCGCGGCCAAGGTGATCTTCGGGGTGCCCATCCTGGGGAGCCTGCCGCTTCTTTTGTGTGTGTCGATCCTGTTCATCGCCGCCAACCTGGCCGTGGGGATCACCTTCTCCACCGTGGCCCAGAACCAGCTCCAGGCCATGCAGATGGCGTTCTTCTTCTTCCTGCCGTCCATACTGCTGTCCGGGTTCATGTTCCCGTTCCAGGGCATGCCGAACTGGGCGCAGTGGGTGGGGTCGGTGCTGCCGCTGACGCACTACCTGCGGGTGGTGCGGGGAATCGTGCTCAAGGGCAACGGCTTCACGGACATCGCCCCGGAACTGTGGCCCATGGCGCTTTTTCTGGCGGTGATGATGGTGGTCGCTGTGAAGCGCTACCGGCAGACGCTGGATTAG
- a CDS encoding ABC transporter ATP-binding protein — translation MNRPAIDVTGITKSFDGKVVVNNLSLKVEQGEIYGFLGPNGSGKTTFIRMLCGLLKPDSGSGTCLGMDVITEAARIKTRVGYMAQRFSLYGDLSVRENLDFMARVYGVENRARTVSEMIERMSLGPYADQLAQTLSGGWKQRLALAASLIHGPELLLLDEPTAGVDPKARRDFWDEVHELAGQGLTALISTHYMDEAERCHRLAYIAYGDLLTKGTVEDVVTGRGLATWEVSGPGLYELARTLKTLPGVEQVAHFGNTLHVSGPDPALLSASLEPYAAGPQSFRVVATSLEEVFISLMNESLAGGRK, via the coding sequence GTGAACCGCCCGGCCATTGACGTCACCGGCATCACCAAGTCCTTCGACGGCAAGGTGGTGGTGAACAACCTTTCGCTCAAGGTGGAGCAGGGTGAAATCTACGGCTTTCTCGGGCCCAACGGATCGGGCAAGACCACGTTCATCCGCATGCTCTGCGGCCTGCTCAAGCCTGATTCCGGCAGCGGCACCTGCCTCGGCATGGACGTGATCACCGAGGCCGCGCGCATCAAGACCCGCGTGGGTTACATGGCCCAGCGCTTCAGCCTCTACGGCGACCTCTCCGTGCGCGAGAATCTGGACTTCATGGCCCGGGTCTACGGCGTGGAGAACCGCGCCCGCACGGTCTCCGAAATGATCGAGCGCATGAGCCTCGGCCCCTACGCCGACCAGCTGGCCCAGACGCTCTCCGGCGGCTGGAAGCAGCGCCTGGCCCTGGCGGCCAGCCTCATCCACGGCCCCGAGCTGCTGCTCCTGGACGAACCCACCGCCGGTGTGGACCCCAAGGCCCGGCGCGACTTCTGGGACGAGGTGCACGAGCTGGCCGGGCAGGGGCTCACCGCGCTCATCTCCACCCACTACATGGACGAGGCCGAGCGCTGTCACCGCCTAGCCTACATCGCCTACGGCGACCTGCTCACCAAGGGCACTGTGGAAGATGTGGTGACCGGGCGCGGCCTGGCCACCTGGGAGGTCTCGGGGCCGGGGCTCTACGAGCTGGCCCGGACGCTGAAGACACTTCCGGGAGTGGAGCAGGTGGCCCATTTCGGCAACACCCTGCACGTCTCCGGACCTGATCCGGCGCTCCTCTCGGCCAGCCTCGAACCCTACGCAGCCGGCCCCCAGAGCTTCCGCGTGGTGGCCACCAGCCTGGAGGAGGTGTTCATCAGCCTCATGAACGAGTCTCTCGCCGGAGGCCGGAAATGA
- a CDS encoding HlyD family secretion protein produces MKIRALLVVALCLSAWSCSKGGETVYQGYVEGEFVYVASQLAGRLDELPVARGSRVRPGDPLFTLEHDLEQQSVDRAEANLKKAQDTVNDLKKGLRPEEIDQILARIAQSEAQLALNKLEMDRRAALLATGAVAREEYDQSRTAYLNAKGGLADFRAQLATGKLGSRIDQILAAQAQARSAQADLDQARWYLDQKLQNSTLDAQVFDLIHYKGEWVQAGSPVVKLLPPANVKVRFFIPETDLGKVSVGQPVTVRCDGCPKPFTGTVSFIFPQAEYTPPVIYSQDFRAKLVFMVEARFDAQTAQALKPGQPVDVLPQNAPKGSNS; encoded by the coding sequence ATGAAGATTCGCGCACTGCTGGTCGTGGCCCTCTGCCTGTCGGCCTGGTCCTGCTCCAAGGGGGGCGAGACGGTCTACCAGGGATACGTCGAGGGCGAGTTCGTATACGTGGCCTCGCAGCTGGCCGGACGCCTCGACGAGCTGCCGGTCGCGCGCGGATCGCGGGTGCGCCCCGGCGACCCGCTCTTCACCCTGGAGCACGATCTGGAGCAGCAGAGCGTGGACCGGGCCGAGGCCAATCTCAAGAAGGCCCAGGACACGGTCAATGACCTGAAAAAGGGCCTGCGTCCCGAGGAGATCGACCAGATTCTCGCGCGGATCGCCCAGTCCGAGGCCCAGTTGGCCCTGAACAAGCTGGAGATGGACCGCCGCGCGGCGCTTCTCGCCACAGGAGCCGTGGCCAGGGAGGAATACGACCAGTCCCGCACGGCGTATCTGAACGCCAAGGGCGGCCTGGCCGATTTCAGAGCCCAGCTGGCCACCGGCAAGCTCGGCTCGCGCATCGACCAGATTCTGGCGGCGCAGGCCCAGGCGCGATCCGCCCAGGCCGACCTGGACCAGGCCCGCTGGTACCTGGACCAGAAGCTCCAGAACTCCACCCTGGACGCCCAGGTGTTCGACCTGATCCACTACAAGGGAGAATGGGTGCAGGCGGGCAGCCCGGTGGTGAAGCTTCTGCCCCCGGCCAACGTGAAGGTGCGCTTCTTCATCCCCGAGACCGATCTGGGCAAGGTGTCCGTGGGACAGCCCGTCACCGTGCGCTGCGACGGCTGCCCCAAGCCGTTCACCGGCACGGTGAGCTTCATCTTCCCCCAGGCCGAATACACCCCGCCGGTGATCTACAGCCAGGATTTCCGGGCCAAGCTGGTGTTCATGGTGGAGGCGCGCTTCGATGCCCAGACGGCCCAGGCCCTCAAGCCCGGCCAGCCCGTGGACGTCCTGCCCCAGAACGCCCCCAAAGGATCCAATTCGTGA
- a CDS encoding TetR/AcrR family transcriptional regulator: MENAITSTESPEEAILDAAATVFAEHGFAGARVEAIAKAAGINKAMLYYRVGDKARLYELVVMRQFDRLATAVEQVDASDGAALEKLKGILNAVAGLFAKDPRLPRIMAWELASQGKSMPPQVLSQWSRIIRTVAGLVARTGLDPVLTHFSLVGPLVFTSLTEPVRKRFASQLPASLTRVADIGVMDMAGFLGGLLTAAAREEA, encoded by the coding sequence ATGGAGAACGCAATCACTTCGACAGAAAGCCCCGAGGAGGCCATCCTGGACGCCGCCGCCACCGTGTTCGCCGAGCACGGCTTCGCCGGGGCGCGGGTGGAGGCCATCGCCAAGGCGGCGGGAATCAACAAGGCCATGCTCTACTACCGGGTGGGCGACAAGGCCCGCCTGTACGAGCTTGTGGTCATGCGACAGTTCGACCGCCTGGCCACGGCCGTGGAGCAGGTGGACGCCTCGGACGGGGCCGCCCTGGAAAAGCTCAAGGGCATCCTCAACGCGGTGGCCGGGCTCTTCGCCAAGGACCCGCGCCTGCCGCGCATCATGGCCTGGGAGCTGGCCTCCCAGGGCAAGAGCATGCCGCCGCAGGTGCTCTCACAGTGGTCCAGGATCATCCGCACGGTGGCGGGACTGGTGGCGCGAACCGGGCTCGATCCGGTGCTCACGCATTTCTCGCTGGTTGGGCCGCTGGTTTTCACCAGCCTGACCGAACCGGTCCGCAAACGTTTCGCCAGCCAACTTCCCGCCTCCCTCACCCGCGTGGCGGACATCGGAGTCATGGACATGGCCGGATTTCTCGGCGGGTTACTCACCGCCGCCGCCCGGGAGGAAGCATGA
- a CDS encoding glutaredoxin family protein, which yields MTPEIKVYALSTCHHCAAAKKYLDERAVPYDHVFVDRLYAEERNKTMPILRELNPSLSFPTIVIGDKVFAGFVREDIENALKKYDI from the coding sequence ATGACCCCTGAAATCAAGGTCTACGCCCTGTCCACCTGTCATCATTGCGCCGCCGCCAAGAAATATCTGGATGAACGCGCAGTCCCCTACGACCACGTGTTCGTGGACCGCCTGTACGCCGAGGAGCGCAACAAAACCATGCCCATCCTGCGCGAACTCAACCCTTCCCTGTCCTTTCCCACCATCGTCATCGGCGACAAAGTCTTCGCGGGCTTTGTTCGCGAGGATATCGAGAACGCACTCAAGAAATATGACATTTGA
- a CDS encoding DUF2235 domain-containing protein yields the protein MAKKIIFCADGTWNGPGVDIDHDGNYDNTPTNVWKLFDRLPGDDIANTTRLADEQEIYFKSAAEGDQVSKYIHGVGDSHNPIIKILGGAAGVGIIQRIVRGYTFISRHYEPRDEIFIIGFSRGAYTARALAGLICAMGVLDTYANPIPKEKAYILGAAAWYQYVESRKKPDSSLWGRIQDTLDMFPKFLTNTAISGHLVKVDAITAVCVWDTVGALGIPQYSMDRERIDAFKFVDLTLNGKVQNGLHAVSIDDRRADFTPTLWDASAQVKQVLFAGGHADVGGGYPDDNNESDLSDISLNWMQHQLEALSVKFKTPSVEFQSIARKSQGPAHDETVENRIWEILPAGRNFSNRPDLFLHKSVTNRLGMSVRSHPTKSPEIYDPVNLGGWVSGGKVKPGTKIDT from the coding sequence ATGGCAAAGAAGATCATTTTCTGCGCGGATGGGACGTGGAACGGGCCGGGAGTGGACATCGACCACGACGGAAACTACGACAACACACCGACCAACGTTTGGAAGCTCTTCGATCGATTGCCGGGTGATGATATTGCGAACACGACAAGGCTGGCCGATGAGCAGGAAATCTATTTCAAATCCGCTGCCGAGGGAGATCAGGTCTCGAAATACATCCACGGCGTCGGTGACTCGCATAACCCTATCATCAAGATCCTTGGCGGGGCTGCCGGAGTGGGGATCATCCAAAGAATCGTCCGGGGTTATACCTTCATTTCCAGGCACTACGAACCCAGGGACGAGATATTCATCATCGGCTTCAGCCGGGGGGCCTATACGGCGCGGGCGCTGGCCGGACTGATCTGCGCCATGGGCGTGCTGGACACGTACGCCAATCCTATCCCCAAGGAAAAAGCGTACATCCTCGGAGCCGCGGCTTGGTATCAGTATGTTGAATCAAGGAAAAAGCCTGATTCGTCGCTTTGGGGAAGAATCCAGGACACCCTCGACATGTTCCCGAAATTCCTCACCAACACCGCCATCAGTGGCCATCTGGTCAAAGTCGATGCGATTACGGCCGTATGCGTATGGGACACGGTGGGCGCGCTTGGCATCCCCCAATACAGCATGGACCGCGAGAGAATAGACGCCTTCAAATTCGTGGACCTCACGTTGAACGGCAAGGTTCAAAACGGCCTCCACGCCGTTTCCATCGACGACAGGCGGGCAGATTTCACTCCCACGCTGTGGGACGCCAGTGCCCAGGTCAAGCAGGTCCTGTTCGCGGGGGGCCACGCGGACGTGGGCGGCGGATACCCCGACGACAACAACGAAAGCGACCTGTCAGACATCTCCCTCAACTGGATGCAGCACCAGTTGGAAGCGCTCTCGGTGAAGTTCAAGACACCTAGTGTTGAGTTCCAAAGCATCGCGAGGAAAAGCCAAGGCCCAGCTCACGATGAAACCGTAGAGAACCGCATCTGGGAAATCCTCCCTGCTGGCCGGAATTTCTCTAACAGACCGGACCTCTTTCTGCACAAGTCCGTCACGAATAGGCTGGGAATGAGCGTAAGAAGTCATCCCACGAAGTCCCCGGAGATTTACGATCCCGTAAACCTGGGAGGCTGGGTTTCCGGTGGGAAGGTTAAACCGGGCACAAAAATCGACACCTGA